In Microbacterium sp. ABRD28, the genomic stretch GCCCGGCCGCGACGCGGCTCGCGGGCCGGATCGCCGACGGCTACATCACCACGAGCGGCAAGGACCCCTCGCTGTACACCGACACCCTGCTGCCGGCGCTGCACGAGGGGCTGGCGAAGGCGGGGCGCCCGGGCGACGCGATCGACACCCTCATGGAGGTGAAGGTCTCGTACCACCCCGACCACGCCACGGCGCTGGAGAAGACGCGCTTCTGGGCGCCGCTCGCCCTCTCGCCCGAGGAGAAGCGCGACATCCACGACCCGATCGAGATGCAGCGCCGAGCCGCCGAGCTGCCGATCGAGCGTGCCGCGTCGCGGTTCATCGTCTCGACCGACCCCGAGGAGCACGTCGAGCGGATCGCCCGCTACGTCGACCTCGGGTTCCGCCACCTCGTCTTCCACGACCCCGGTCACGACCAGGCCGCATTCCTCCGGACGTACGGCGAGGAGATCCTGCCCCGACTGCGGGCACGCTTCGCCGATGCCTGAAGCCTCCGCGTGGGTGATCGTCGTCCCGGTGAAGGCGACCACCCGGGGGAAGTCGCGGCTCGCCGTCGACGGGTTCGATCGTGTCGCGCTCGCGCGGGCGATCGCTCTGGACACCGTCGCGGCCGCCGCATCCTGTCCCCTCGTCTCGCAGGTGATCGTCGTGACCGACGAGGCGACGCTGCCGCTCCACGCGGCCGATATCCCCGGTCTGCGGTTCGTGCCCGAAGGAGAGGCGCGGGGACTGAACGCCGCGATCGCCGTCGGCATGGAAGCGGCGGGAGAGCGGATGCCGCGGGCCGCCCTCCTCGGTGACGTGCCGGCGCTGCGGGGCGAGGATCTCGCGGTCGCGCTCCGTGGAGCGGCGGGCGTCGAGCGCGGCGTCGTCGCCGACGCCGAGGGCACCGGGTCGACGCTCGTGACGGCGCGGGCGGGTGTGCCGTGGAGATCGGCGTTCGGTGAAGGGTCGTTCGCCGCGCATCGTGCGATGGGATGCGCGGCGCTGGAGGTGCCGAGCGAGTCGACGCTCCGACGCGATGTCGACACGGCGGATCAGCTGCGCGACGCGGCCGCGATCGGGCTCGGGCCGCGGACGGCGGCGATGCTCGGGTGAGCGGCTACGACGCGGGGTTCCTGGGCGTCGGGGTTCCGCTGCCCGAGTCTTCGCGGGGCGGGCGACTGCTCGACTACCCGCGGTTCAGCGTGCTGCTCGATGCGGAGCGGCGGCTCGCCTCGGTGACCGGCGTGAACATCGACGGGACGAGATTGCTCGATCTGCCGAGGACCGGGGACTGGCGGCTCGACCCGCGGGTGCCCGCGGCGGAGCAGACCGGCCCCGAGGTCTACGCCCGCAACGACCTCGACCGAGGACACCTGGTGCGGCGGCGCGATCCGGGCTGGGGGACGCCCGCTGAGGCACGGGATGCCACGGAGGCG encodes the following:
- the cofC gene encoding 2-phospho-L-lactate guanylyltransferase, with protein sequence MPEASAWVIVVPVKATTRGKSRLAVDGFDRVALARAIALDTVAAAASCPLVSQVIVVTDEATLPLHAADIPGLRFVPEGEARGLNAAIAVGMEAAGERMPRAALLGDVPALRGEDLAVALRGAAGVERGVVADAEGTGSTLVTARAGVPWRSAFGEGSFAAHRAMGCAALEVPSESTLRRDVDTADQLRDAAAIGLGPRTAAMLG